One genomic window of Microbaculum marinisediminis includes the following:
- a CDS encoding ABC transporter permease, with translation MQDFAEAFTLAFQLIASGNADLVEIVLLSLRVSVTAVLIAGLIGLPLGALLAVARFPGRGGLIVVVNALMGLPPVVVGLLVYLMLSNAGPLGVLQLLYTPTAMIIAQAILVTPIVAALTRQVIDDLNREYDEQLRSLGVGWYDAVGTLLWDARGSLATALLAGFGRAIAEVGAVIIVGGNINHVTRVMTTAIALETSKGNLALALALGVILMLIALGVNALVLSLRSARMEAARA, from the coding sequence ATGCAGGATTTCGCGGAAGCTTTCACGCTGGCCTTTCAGCTGATCGCCTCGGGCAATGCCGATCTCGTCGAGATCGTGCTGTTGTCGCTGCGCGTCAGCGTGACCGCCGTGCTGATCGCCGGCCTGATCGGCCTGCCGCTCGGAGCGCTGCTGGCGGTGGCGCGCTTTCCCGGCCGCGGCGGCCTGATCGTCGTCGTCAACGCGCTGATGGGCCTGCCGCCGGTGGTTGTCGGGCTGCTCGTCTACCTGATGCTGTCCAACGCCGGACCGCTCGGCGTCCTGCAGCTTCTCTACACGCCGACAGCCATGATCATCGCCCAGGCGATCCTGGTCACGCCGATCGTCGCCGCGCTGACGCGCCAGGTGATCGACGACCTGAACCGCGAATACGACGAGCAGCTGCGCTCGCTCGGGGTGGGATGGTACGACGCGGTTGGCACGCTGCTGTGGGACGCGCGCGGCAGCCTTGCGACGGCGCTGCTCGCGGGCTTCGGCCGCGCGATCGCCGAGGTCGGCGCCGTGATCATCGTCGGCGGCAACATCAATCACGTCACCCGTGTCATGACGACGGCCATCGCGCTGGAGACCTCGAAGGGCAACCTGGCGCTGGCCCTGGCGCTCGGCGTCATCCTCATGCTGATCGCCCTCGGCGTGAACGCGCTCGTGCTCTCGCTTCGCTCCGCGCGGATGGAGGCTGCCCGTGCATAG
- a CDS encoding type II secretion system F family protein, whose amino-acid sequence MQGLIDTIYNPSLLVGIFSAIAAAAAILSVGMPLLSGDRLGDRMKYVAKERAQMRERERARLAAEKNRVSLRKSPKAYMQQVVDRLNLRKYLESSDTRDKLKMAGYRGQAALITFLFFRVALPLVLFVLTLLYLFFVGNYDSQPAVIKVLIAVAAAYVGFFAPNLYVTNQVKRRQQEIQQAFPDALDLMLICVESGMSIEQSFRKVSQEIGSQSIALAEELSLTTAELSYLQDRRVAYDNLGKRTGLPGVKAVVTALIQAERYGTPLGHAMRVMAQENRDLRMAAAEKMAAALPPKLTVPMIVFFLPVLFVVILGPAAIKLMKL is encoded by the coding sequence ATGCAGGGACTTATCGACACGATCTACAATCCCTCGTTGCTCGTCGGGATCTTCTCGGCGATCGCGGCCGCGGCCGCGATCCTGTCCGTGGGCATGCCGCTCCTGTCGGGCGATCGCCTCGGCGACCGTATGAAATATGTCGCCAAGGAGCGCGCGCAGATGCGCGAGCGCGAGCGGGCCAGGCTCGCCGCCGAAAAGAACCGGGTTTCGCTGCGCAAGTCGCCCAAGGCCTACATGCAGCAGGTCGTGGACCGGCTGAATCTGCGTAAGTACCTCGAATCGTCGGACACCCGGGACAAGCTCAAGATGGCCGGGTATCGGGGCCAGGCGGCGCTGATCACCTTCCTGTTCTTCCGTGTCGCGCTGCCCCTGGTCCTGTTCGTGCTCACGCTCCTCTATCTCTTTTTTGTCGGAAACTACGATTCCCAGCCGGCCGTGATCAAAGTCCTGATCGCGGTCGCGGCCGCTTATGTGGGGTTCTTCGCGCCCAATCTCTACGTCACCAATCAGGTCAAGCGCCGCCAGCAGGAGATCCAGCAGGCCTTCCCCGATGCCCTCGACCTGATGCTGATCTGCGTGGAATCGGGCATGTCGATCGAACAGTCGTTTCGCAAGGTCAGCCAGGAGATCGGCAGCCAGTCGATCGCGCTGGCCGAGGAACTGAGCCTGACGACGGCAGAGCTGTCCTACCTGCAGGATCGCCGCGTCGCCTACGACAATCTCGGCAAGCGGACCGGCCTGCCCGGCGTCAAGGCGGTCGTCACCGCGCTGATCCAGGCCGAGCGCTACGGCACGCCGCTCGGCCATGCCATGCGCGTGATGGCGCAGGAAAACCGCGACCTGCGCATGGCCGCGGCAGAAAAGATGGCCGCCGCGCTGCCGCCGAAACTGACGGTTCCGATGATCGTGTTCTTCCTGCCGGTCCTGTTCGTCGTCATCCTGGGACCGGCGGCGATCAAGCTGATGAAGCTGTAG